One segment of Euwallacea fornicatus isolate EFF26 chromosome 23, ASM4011564v1, whole genome shotgun sequence DNA contains the following:
- the LOC136346460 gene encoding uncharacterized protein, translating to MRGSIAGLPDTFQGNGTTYYTLITVLDLLFSALVVGPCVVTYWRSVWNLMDVYVLPEHKLHSAAISTAIGLGGHLFFILFQKVLDKNFHPDKNRIWFYIVSRTYTMCFGFVCVNGWRGPWDLLTIQTQEDFKSLMVTTVIGLVALIAMRAVRNTSSPPCVIMNDAPEGYFEILTMFRITAVTEQFSLFLLDCLFSVFIVGVLVVFVWRGLWHMLDIFLFPDDSYASAHGSLVLGYAIIAAVYLLQPLVRSICNKLSGASRLLFADSFVIFALLGTVNVWRGIWNSLDIYFLPDNMALSCWITLVVSSVSLILLGCSNSIVAKGVFIDAEEPDGKCVVLPCYYFRIIFQSQKIKKINNKKAQIANKQRKQDNTSVDSHVTISITTISTIVEEKDNLQVT from the exons ATGCGAGGCAGTATCGCCGGGTTACCTGACACTTTCCAAGGCAATGGTACCACCTATTATACTCTCATTACGGTCTTGGACTTACTCTTTTCCGCGTTAGTTGTCGGACCTTGTGTCGTAACTTACTGGAGGAGTGTCTGGAATTTAATGGACGTTTACGTACTGCCCGAACACAAATTACATAGTGCCGCGATATCCACAGCCATAGGCCTCGGCGGACACttgtttttcattcttttccAGAAAGTGTTGGATAAAAACTTCCATCCGGACAAAAACCGAATTTGGTTTTACATAGTAAGTCGAACATATACGATGTGTTTCGGGTTCGTATGTGTCAACGGTTGGAGAGGACCGTGGGATCTTCTGACCATACAAACTCAAGAGGATTTCAAGAGTTTAATGGTCACCACTGTTATAGGATTAGTGGCTCTTATTGCCATGAGGGCGGTGAGGAACACATCTTCACCTCCTTGTGTCATAATGAACGACGCACCGGAGggatatttcgaaattttgacgATGTTTCGAATTACAGCA GTCACAGAACAATTCTCACTCTTTCTGCTCGATTGTCTATTCTCTGTTTTCATTGTGGGCGTGTTGGTGGTCTTCGTATGGAGAGGATTATGGCACATGTTAGACATATTTCTCTTTCCAGATGACTCATATGCATCAGCCCACGGGAGTTTG GTTTTAGGATATGCAATCATAGCTGCAGTCTACCTTCTCCAACCTTTGGTTAGAAGTATCTGCAACAAGCTTTCAGGAGCTTCAAGACTGCTCTTTGCAGACTCTTTCGTCATATTTGCATTGCTTGGAACGGTCAATGTTTGGAGGGGCATATGGAATTCtcttgatatttattttttaccag ACAACATGGCTCTAAGCTGCTGGATTACACTGGTGGTGTCCTCAGTCTCTCTCATTTTACTTGGATGCTCCAACTCTATTGTGGCGAAAGGTGTTTTCATAGATGCAGAAGAGCCTGATGGAAAATGCGTGGTTTTACCTTGCTACTATTTCCGGATAATTTTTCAATCgcagaaaattaagaaaatcaaCAACAAAAAAGCTCAAATCGCCAATAAGCAGAGGAAGCAGGACAATACATCTGTCGATAGCCACGTGACCATATCCATCACTACAATTAGCACAATCGTAGAAGAAAAGGACA